The following proteins come from a genomic window of Hydractinia symbiolongicarpus strain clone_291-10 chromosome 2, HSymV2.1, whole genome shotgun sequence:
- the LOC130629616 gene encoding vacuolar fusion protein CCZ1 homolog produces the protein MTHARSSLLNFFIYNTDYGQHEGSEEEKIMLYIPQEENIDRKNNAVGICQALAQFCETFNPSHCCECLITQKTKQFFCNPEGNFWIVMTLSIPYIEKVVKDQKITEYFADDIQPSIGEAVLQQAYDMFVLFNGVFQYIFERYGLQALKERFEFFYTRYLQTLNFGQLDLLDVYQGILYLPLEKSDFLKVQCFSNLIENTFMSIRHLCVMHNEQLLWTTLKCENMKILYKYLTTSLFPAFVQTDSDTINGIRNSQSQGNFPNPGRFLTAPMDMVTSSNALPKRSPRVFIDVDNKTVELHLLVYKANNSILCLMVDLQTLNSEFCSRLHNFVGPQLGSLSSIITEQTNKRISLSSDQQYRFVYFNSTNLAIKSSIHAKRLSAIVSVAPDIMRLLVDIHRDLDKSKDGGEIITKTLADCWVVGKRSGSREFFVILNQKNASLVEISDEVQKLMTSSFNNILFLE, from the coding sequence ATGACACATGCACGGAGcagtttgttaaatttttttatttacaacacAGATTATGGACAACACGAAGGATCAGAAGAGGAAAAGATTATGCTGTACATTCCTCAGGAAGAAAACATAGATCGAAAAAACAATGCGGTTGGTATATGCCAGGCTCTTGCTCAATTTTGTGAAACTTTCAACCCGTCACATTGCTGCGAATGTTTAATTACACAGaaaacaaaacagtttttttgcaaTCCAGAAGGCAATTTCTGGATTGTTATGACACTTAGCATACCATATATCGAAAAGGTCGTAAAGGACCAGAAAATAACCGAGTACTTTGCTGACGACATTCAGCCATCTATTGGAGAAGCAGTCCTACAGCAAGCCTATGACATGTTTGTCTTATTTAATGGTGTTTTTCAATACATCTTTGAAAGATATGGACTGCAAGCTCTTAAAGAGcggtttgaatttttttacactCGTTACTTGCAAACTTTAAATTTCGGTCAACTTGATCTTTTAGATGTTTACCAAGGCATACTCTATTTACCACTTGAGAAATCGGACTTTTTAAAAGTTCAGTGTTTTAGCAATCTGATTGAAAATACTTTCATGTCAATACGTCATTTGTGTGTTATGCATAATGAGCAGTTGTTATGGACAACATTAAAATGTGAAAACATGAAAATCTTATACAAATACTTAACAACGAGCTTATTCCCTGCGTTTGTTCAGACGGACAGTGATACTATTAATGGCATTAGAAACTCTCAATCACAAGGTAACTTTCCAAATCCAGGAAGGTTTCTAACTGCTCCTATGGACATGGTTACCTCCTCAAATGCTCTGCCAAAAAGATCACCACGCGTTTTTATTGATGTTGACAACAAGACGGTAGAATTACATTTACTAGTTTACAAAGCAAACAATTCAATACTGTGTTTAATGGTCGACTTACAGACACTGAATTCAGAGTTTTGTTCAAGATTGCATAATTTTGTTGGTCCACAGTTGGGTAGTTTGTCTAGCATTATCActgagcaaacaaacaaacggatATCGTTATCATCAGACCAGCAATATCGCTTTGTTTACTTCAACTCAACAAACTTAGCAATAAAATCAAGCATCCATGCAAAACGCTTAAGTGCTATTGTCAGCGTGGCACCAGATattatgagacttttagttgaCATACACAGAGATCTGGACAAGTCAAAAGacggtggtgaaataataacaaaaacattagCTGACTGTTGGGTTGTGGGTAAAAGATCGGGCAGTCGTGAGTTCTTCGTGATTTTAAATCAGAAAAATGCAAGCCTAGTTGAAATTAGTGACGAAGTGCAAAAGTTAATGACATCTAgttttaacaatattttgtttttggaatag